A DNA window from Phyllostomus discolor isolate MPI-MPIP mPhyDis1 chromosome X, mPhyDis1.pri.v3, whole genome shotgun sequence contains the following coding sequences:
- the TLR8 gene encoding toll-like receptor 8 encodes MTLQALLLTCLFLLILDSWEFLTEADYYRRSYPCDEKTQGVSVIAECNNRQLQEVPQTVGQDVTELDLSDNSITHITNESFQGLQKLTQLNLNRNAMLQPYWENYYRNKKGMNITDGAFLSLRNLVVLLLENNQLYKIPSDLPGSLRRLSLIENNIISVTKNNTSGLKNLENLNLGWNCYYDNVCNKTFEIEKGAFEEMTNLKVLILSFSNLSRVPLHLPSSLTELYLSNTNIKNISKEDFKKLENLTVLDLSGNCPRCFNAPFPCTPCAGDASMYIPPNAFDSLTKLRYLNLSSTSLRKVPASWFDRMPYLKELHLEFNYLVQEIASGEFLTKLPNLEILDLSYNYVKTAYPQRVNLSPNFSNLTSLRALHLKGYVFQELVYEDFRPLMNLPNLTTIDLGVNFIKQINFSIFQHTPNVKVIYLSANRISPLVDDIRSSSASFSTVRSHVLKRRSADGEFDPHANFYHSTHRLMKRQCTHYGTAIDLSLNNIFFIGKKQFEAFPNISCLNLSSNGNGQALNGSEFSALPHVKYLDFTNNKLDFDYDSAFNELPELEVLDLSYNAHYFRIAGVTHRLGFIKNLTKLQILNMSHNDIYTLTEYSLSSESLKELVFSGNRLNVLWNGEDKRYTYIFKNLKNLTQLDLSFNNLVHIPNKAFINLPRSLTKLYINDNKLTFFNWTLLRNFSCLQLLDLSRNRLHFLDDNLLKFAKSLTTLLLSGNRISYLPPGFLSENSSLVHLDLSSNLLKMVNRSTLERRDKNTSLTLLKLDGNPFDCTCDLGDFRRWLDNNVNVTIPRLTDVICASPGDQRGKSIMTLELTTCVSDTTAAILCVFTSFITIAVILAALAHHWFYWDVWFIYQVCLAKIKGYRSLSTSQTFYDAYVSYDTKDTLVTDWVINELRFHLEESEDKNVLLCLEERDWDPGLAIIDNLMQSINQSKKTIFVLTKKYAKSWSFKTAFYLALQRLMDENMDVIVFILLEPVLQHSQYLRLRQRICKSSILQWPDNPKAEGLFWQSLKNVVLTENDSRYNNLYVDSIKQY; translated from the coding sequence ATGACCCTTCAGGCTTTGCTTCTGACCTGCCTTTTCCTGCTAATCCTTGATTCCTGGGAGTTCCTCACTGAAGCAGATTATTACAGAAGAAGCTATCCTTGTGATGAGAAAACCCAAGGTGTCTCTGTCATTGCAGAGTGCAATAATCGTCAACTGCAAGAAGTTCCCCAAACTGTGGGCCAAGATGTCACCGAGCTAGACCTGTCTGACAATTCCATCACACACATAACAAATGAATCATTTCAAGGGCTGCAAAAGCTTACTCAGCTCAATCTGAACCGCAACGCCATGCTACAGCCCTACTGGGaaaattattatagaaataaaaaaggcatGAATATTACAGACGGGGCATTCCTCAGCTTGCGAAACCTAGTGGTGTTACTACTTGAAAACAACCAATTATACAAAATACCGTCCGATTTGCCGGGGTCTTTGAGAAGACTTAGTCTAATAGAAAACAACATCATCTCTGTAACAAAAAACAACACTTCTGGACTGAAGAATTTGGAAAATCTCAATTTGGGCTGGAACTGCTATTATGACAATGTTTGtaataaaacttttgaaatagaaaaaggagCATTCGAAGAGATGACAAATTTGAAGGTGTTAATACTATCTTTTAGTAACCTTTCCCGGGTGCCCCTCCACCTGCCGAGCTCCTTAACAGAACTGTATCTTAGCAACACGAATATCAAAAATATCAGCAAGGAAGACTTCAAGAAACTGGAAAACTTAACAGTACTAGATTTAAGTGGGAACTGTCCAAGGTGTTTCAACGCCCCATTTCCCTGCACACCTTGTGCAGGAGATGCGTCCATGTACATACCTCCTAATGCTTTTGATAGTTTGACCAAACTCAGATACCTCAACCTCTCTAGTACTTCCCTCCGGAAGGTTCCTGCAAGCTGGTTTGACAGGATGCCTTATCTGAAGGAGCTGCACCTTGAATTCAACTACTTGGTCCAAGAAATAGCCTCTGGGGAGTTTTTAACGAAACTGCCCAACTTAGAAATACTTGACTTGTCTTACAACTATGTCAAGACAGCGTATCCACAACGAGTTAATCTTTCCCCAAACTTCTCTAATCTTACATCTCTCCGGGCATTGCACTTAAAAGGTTATGTGTTCCAGGAACTTGTCTATGAAGACTTCCGGCCCCTGATGAACCTCCCAAATTTAACAACTATCGACTTGGGCGTTAACTTCATTAAGCAAATTAATTTTAGCATCTTCCAGCATACTCCCAACGTGAAAGTCATTTACTTGTCAGCAAACAGAATATCGCCCTTGGTGGATGATATTAGGTCAAGTTCTGCAAGTTTCTCCACTGTCCGAAGTCATGTCCTTAAACGACGCTCAGCAGATGGTGAGTTTGACCCACACGCGAATTTTTATCACAGCACCCATCGTTTAATGAAGCGGCAATGTACACATTATGGCACAGCCATAGATTTAAGCTTGAACAATATTTTCTTCATTGGGAAAAAGCAATTTGAAGCTTTTCCTAACATTTCCTGCTTAAATCTGTCTTCAAATGGCAATGGTCAAGCATTAAACGGAAGTGAATTTTCAGCTCTGCCTCATGTCAAATATTTggattttacaaataataaactgGACTTCGATTATGATAGTGCTTTCAATGAATTGCCTGAGTTAGAAGTTCTAGATCTCAGCTACAATGCACACTATTTCCGAATAGCAGGGGTAACGCACCGTCTaggatttattaaaaatttaacaaagctGCAAATTTTAAATATGAGCCACAATGACATTTATACCTTAACAGAGTACAGCCTAAGTAGTGAGTCCCTGAAAGAATTAGTTTTCAGTGGAAACCGCCTTAACGTTTTGTGGAATGGTGAAGATAAGAGGTACacgtacatttttaaaaatctcaagaatCTGACACAGCTTGATTTATCCTTTAACAACCTTGTACATATCCcaaataaagcatttattaacTTGCCCAGGAGTCTCACTAAACtatatataaatgataataaGTTAACTTTCTTTAACTGGACATTACTCCGGAACTTTTCTTGTCTCCAGCTACTTGACTTAAGTAGAAACCGTCTACATTTTTTAGATGATAACCTATTGAAATTTGCAAAATCTCTTACGACGCTGCTACTGAGTGGAAACAGGATTTCCTACCTGCCCCCTGGCTTTCTTTCAGAAAACAGCAGTCTGGTACACCTTGATTTAAGTTCCAACCTGCTGAAAATGGTCAACAGGTCTACACTTGAAAGGAGGGACAAGAACACCTCGTTAACCCTTTTGAAGCTAGATGGAAACCCTTTTGACTGTACCTGTGACCTGGGAGATTTTCGAAGGTGGCTGGATAACAATGTGAATGTCACAATTCCTAGACTGACCGATGTCATTTGTGCCAGTCCCGGGGATCAAAGAGGGAAGAGTATTATGACTCTAGAGCTAACCACGTGTGTTTCAGACACCACTGCAGCCATACTGTGTGTCTTCACATCCTTCATCACCATCGCAGTTATATTGGCCGCCCTGGCTCATCACTGGTTTTACTGGGATGTCTGGTTTATCTATCAAGTGTGTTTAGCTAAGATAAAAGGCTACCGGTCTCTTTCCACATCCCAAACGTTCTATGACGCTTATGTTTCTTATGACACCAAAGATACCTTGGTCACCGACTGGGTGATCAATGAGCTGCGCTTCCACCTTGAAGAGAGTGAAGACAAAAACGTGCTCCTCTGTTTAGAGGAGCGGGATTGGGACCCGGGCTTAGCCATCATCGATAACCTCATGCAGAGCATCAACCAGAGCAAGAAAACAATCTTCGTTTTAACGAAAAAGTATGCAAAAAGCTGGAGCTTTAAAACCGCATTCTACTTGGCCTTGCAGAGGCTAATGGATGAAAACATGGATGTGATCGTGTTTATTCTGCTAGAGCCAGTGTTACAGCATTCTCAGTATTTGAGGCTGCGGCAGAGAATCTGCAAGAGTTCCATCCTCCAGTGGCCCGACAACCCCAAGGCAGAAGGCTTGTTTTGGCAAAGCCTGAAAAATGTGGTCTTAACTGAAAATGATTCACGGTATAACAATCTGTATGTTGATTCCATTAAGCAATACTAG